A genome region from Mesorhizobium sp. B2-1-8 includes the following:
- a CDS encoding amino acid ABC transporter permease: MGYTLNFNLIWRHFDKLWGGLLLSLELAVISIAIGVVIGLVLAVWYVSAGRVVRAVIAAYVEFIRNVPLILLVYLVFYGLPTVVDLAYSAPTSFVLTLSVYSGAYLVEVFRSGLEAVPRGQLDAGKAIGLTPWQRLLHVRLPTMLRITLPALSNTFISLFKDTSIASVISVPELTFGAQWINFNTFRIVEVYLVTTAMYLVTGYVLLFGLRLVERRFRAAR; encoded by the coding sequence ATGGGCTATACGCTCAATTTCAACCTGATCTGGCGGCATTTCGACAAGCTGTGGGGCGGCCTGCTGCTCAGCCTCGAGCTCGCCGTGATCTCGATCGCCATCGGTGTCGTCATCGGGCTGGTGCTCGCGGTCTGGTATGTCTCGGCCGGACGCGTGGTGCGGGCGGTGATCGCGGCTTATGTCGAATTCATCCGCAACGTGCCCCTGATCCTGCTGGTCTATCTCGTCTTCTACGGCCTGCCGACCGTGGTCGACCTGGCCTACAGCGCACCAACCTCGTTTGTATTGACCCTGTCGGTCTATAGCGGCGCCTATCTGGTCGAGGTATTTCGCTCCGGGCTCGAGGCTGTCCCACGCGGCCAGCTCGACGCCGGCAAGGCGATCGGCCTCACGCCCTGGCAAAGGCTGCTGCATGTGCGCCTGCCGACCATGCTGCGCATCACGCTGCCGGCGCTATCCAACACCTTCATCTCGCTGTTCAAGGACACCTCGATCGCCTCGGTCATCTCGGTGCCCGAACTCACCTTCGGCGCCCAGTGGATCAACTTCAACACTTTCCGCATCGTCGAGGTCTACCTGGTCACCACCGCGATGTATCTGGTGACGGGATACGTGCTGCTTTTTGGGCTGCGGCTCGTCGAGCGCCGGTTCAGGGCGGCGCGCTGA
- a CDS encoding transporter substrate-binding domain-containing protein produces the protein MAGLATAGVLATVDAQKAAAQAASDSLLRTVLDRGKLIVGTGSTNAPWHFENDAGELVGMDITMGRILAKGLFDDPTKVEFVMQDPAQRIPNVTTNKVDITIQFMTMTAQRSQLINFSRPYYVEGVALLTLPTAENKTFDKLLAGGSATRISILQNVDAENSVHYALPQAQVLQIDTQANVLQALESKRADAAAVDLSTVRWLASRNPDKYFDAGKSWYSMLYGAALRQGDLDWLTYVDQTFTIAMFGHETALYDAAFKDYFGQEPPARHPGFPVI, from the coding sequence ATGGCGGGACTTGCGACGGCCGGCGTGCTGGCAACCGTCGATGCCCAGAAGGCCGCCGCGCAAGCCGCATCCGACAGCCTGCTGCGCACGGTGCTTGACCGCGGCAAGCTTATTGTCGGCACCGGCAGCACCAACGCCCCCTGGCACTTCGAGAACGATGCCGGCGAACTGGTCGGCATGGACATCACCATGGGTCGCATCCTGGCCAAGGGCCTTTTCGACGATCCGACCAAGGTCGAGTTCGTCATGCAGGACCCGGCCCAGCGTATTCCCAACGTCACCACCAACAAGGTCGACATCACCATCCAATTCATGACGATGACGGCGCAGCGCTCGCAGCTGATCAATTTCTCCCGGCCCTACTATGTCGAAGGCGTTGCCTTGCTGACGCTGCCGACAGCCGAGAACAAGACCTTCGACAAGCTGCTGGCCGGCGGTTCGGCGACCCGCATTTCCATCCTGCAGAATGTCGACGCCGAAAACTCGGTCCACTACGCTCTGCCACAGGCGCAGGTGCTGCAGATCGACACCCAGGCCAACGTGCTGCAGGCGCTGGAGTCCAAGCGCGCCGACGCCGCCGCCGTCGACCTCTCCACAGTGCGCTGGCTCGCCTCGCGCAACCCTGACAAGTATTTCGATGCCGGCAAGAGCTGGTACTCGATGCTCTACGGAGCCGCACTTCGGCAAGGCGATCTCGACTGGCTGACCTATGTCGACCAGACCTTCACCATCGCCATGTTCGGCCATGAGACGGCGCTCTACGACGCCGCATTCAAGGACTATTTCGGCCAGGAACCGCCGGCACGCCATCCCGGCTTCCCGGTCATCTGA